One Parashewanella spongiae genomic window, AAGTACTCACGCTTTAATTCTGATCGACTTTTAGATTTTTGTGAAATGCGTTTTTCATGAGGTAATGGTTCGTTGTTCAGACGAGTTGCCCCTATTTTAGTGATAGTATAAGTGAACAATTTTAAACCGTTACTCTTCATTTCCGTAGTAAAGCTATCTTTAACTTGGCCAACATAATCAGCATCATTAAGAACAGGTTTTGACGAACAACTAGAGAGCAACACGACTATTGCTATAGCTTGAAAACAACCATTAATATTAAAGCCTGTTCTGATATGAAGTGACATAAACATCCCTTTGATCTAAAAAAGGCGTTCAATCTCTTGAACACCCATAAAAAATAAATTACTTTGCTGACAACACTAAATCATTAAAATATCTATTAATTTCATCAGATTCATACAACCAAGTAACCTTCTTCCCTTCTTCAATTCGAAGACAAGGTACTTTTACTTTACCACCTTGAGTTTCAAGTACTTGGCGATTATCGGCTAACTTGGCGTCTACAAGTTTAATATTGAGTCCTTGACGACGTATTTCCCTGCGCACTTTGACACAAAACGGGCAAGCCGCAAATTGATAGAGTTGTAACAACTTGGTTAAATCATCCAGCTTTGCTTGGAGTTCAGCAGAGTGCTGGGCTTTTTTCGGAGCAAATATAAAATTTAACAGCAAAATAATACGACCTAGCACCCAACGAATAACAAACATGATCTACCTCAAATAATTGAATATTTTGAAAGTGTACCCAATAAGGTTGTCATATCATAGGCGTTTATCACTGAGCTGTTTGAAAAAACTCCACTTAATACCCAAAGCTATAAAAAGTCCTTTACCTTTCACGGGGCTTTTAGCATAATGCCCCACATCGACAGGGGTGTAGCTCCAATTGGTAGAGCGCCGGTCTCCAAAACCGGATGTTGTGAGTTCGAATCTCTCCACCCCTGCCAAAATTTAGAAAGCCTAGCAGCAATGCTAGGCTTTTGCTTTTTATAGCATTTATTATTTTTACTTACTTTTTTGCCCCTTGCAATTATCCAACTGCAACTAATGTCACATTTTTATTGTGACCAACTGTGACCACATCGAGATCAAGCAATAAATAATAGTAACTATTCAGTCTATTGATCAAATGTATCAAGTAGATGCCCATTAAACGACAGTTGTAGAGTCTTTGATGCACTGATACTTTGTTTGCGACAACTTGATATGTTATACCAATAAAGTAATTAATCTCTCACTCAGCAAGAGCTAAAGGGTTCAGTGCAAGACAAGCTCGAAGTGCTATATTCCCTACGGCCGCCGCCATACACAACTGGCATTCAATGCACTTCGTGCTTTTGTCAGGATAATTCAAGTGCTTGTAACGCAGTAATGGAACCCTTTAGTCTTGCCCTTCGGAGCTTGTATGTGCTCACTTTGGTTTATAAAGAATACTTCTCAAAATTGTCTTGACGTAGCAATGTAATAACGACAGTTTTGTGTGTCGGTAACAACTATGCCTTCATCAATTTCGATTGCACTTTGAGCACATACATAGCTCTGAGTTGAGCATTTAATTACTGTAATTGGTATAACGACAAGTACACCACAAAAAACAAAGTTAGTTCGCCCCAATGGACGAGGAATTAAACCCCGAAGAGATTAAAAATACCTTCTTAATTTATTTAATCTACAAAACAGATTACAGCAATAGATTTTATCAGCTATACAAGATTAACTAACTCACATAATATTCATTCCAACACAGACAGACTCGTTAATGAGTCAAGACAATATTAATTACCAATACACTTGGAGTGAAACATGACACAGTCAATCATCAACACAAAAATCAAACCATTCAAAGCAACGGCTTTTCATAAAGGTGAATTTGTTGAAGTTACAGAGCAAGATTTATTAAACAAATGGGCTGTTGTTTTTTTCTACCCTGCTGACTTTACTTTTGTATGCCCAACAGAACTTGGCGACATGGCAGAGCATTATGCAAAGTTGCAAGAAATGGGTGTTGAAGTGTACTCCGTATCAACGGATAAGCACTTCACTCATAAAGCATGGCACGACACGTCTGACACCATTAACCAAATCCAATTTCCAATGATTGGCGACCCAACTGGCGTAATTAGCCGCAACTTCGGTGTATTAGTTGAAGAAGACGGCGTTGCACTTCGCGGTACTTTTGTAAGTAACCCTGAAGGCGAAATCAAAATTGCAGAGGTGCATGACTTAGGTATTGGCCGCAGTGCGTCAGAGTTGCTCCGTAAGATTCAAGCGGCACAATATGTTGCAACCCATGACGGTGAAGTTTGTCCAGCAGCATGGACACCAGGTGAAGCTACATTAGCGCCTTCTTTAGATTTAGTTGGCAAGATTTAAATCGATTAAATAAATCATCACCTTTACTGGCCTGCTCTTTAGGTGTAGGCCAGATTTTTTTCATCTTGCATTCTTTTTATTTTTGGGAGTCATCATGTTAGATATTAATTTAAAAAAACAACTCGAAGCTTATCTGGCAAACCTAACACGTCCTATTGAGCTGCACCTTAGTGCTGATGACTCAAGTAAAGGAATAGAACTGGCTAACCTTGCCAATGAGATAACGATATTATCGAATAAAATTACTCTTCATCGAGTTGAAAATGATCGCCGTCAGCTGCTGACTATCGTTAATCCTGAAAATAACAGCCAAATCAGCTTTGCTGGTATTCCAATGGGACATGAATTTACTTCTTTAGTGCTAGCACTTCTTCATTCTGGCGGCCACCCTATTAAATTAGATGCGGATGTTATCGATCAAATTCGAACATTAGAGGGAAGTTTTAAATTTGAAACCTTCATTTCTCTCAGCTGTCAAAACTGCCCAGATGTGGTGCAGGCCATTAATATAATGGCGGCGATTAATCCTAACATTACCAATGTAATGATCGATGGCGCTTTGTACCAAGATGAAGTGAATGCTCGTAATATTATGGCCGTACCTTCTGTTTACCTCAATGGTGAAGTGTTTAGCCAAGGTAGAATAAGTTTAAAGGATATCCTTGCACGTATTGATACGGATTCAGTGAAAAAGCAAGCCGATAAAATTTCAGCCAAAGAAGAGTTTGACGTACTCGTTGTTGGCGGTGGCCCTGCTGGTGCAAGTGCAGCAATATATGCAGCACGAAAAGGATTAAGAACGGGTATTGTTGCCGATAAATTTGGTGGGCAAGTCAGTGAAACCGTTGGGATCGAAAATTTTATATCAGTAAAAGCAACAGAAGGCCCAAAGCTGGTCGCCAATCTCGAAGAGCACGTAAAAGATTACGACGTCGATATCATGGACGGTCAACGTGCGAGCCGATTAATTAACGGTCGCAACTTTCAACTTGAACTTGAGTCAGGCGCTCAACTTAGCAGTAAAACTGTACTTATTGCGACAGGTGCCCGTTGGAGAGAAATGAATGTTCCTGGTGAACAAGAATACCGTGGAAAAGGCGTTGCTTATTGCCCCCATTGTGATGGTCCATTATTCAAAGGAAAGCGCGTTGCCGTGATTGGTGGTGGAAACTCAGGTATTGAAGCTGCGATTGATCTTGCTGGAATCGTTGAGCACGTTACTGTTCTTGAATTTGATAGCAAATTAAGAGCTGATGAAGTTTTACAAACTAAAGCTAACTCCATGGGGAACATCGATATTATCACTCAAGCTCAAACAACTGAAGTCGTTGGTGACGGTGCTCGTGTTCAAGGACTAAATTATACAAATCGAGCGACGGGCGAAACCCATCATATTGAGCTTGCGGGCATTTTTGTTCAAATAGGCTTAGTCCCAAATACCGAATGGATTAAAGACGGTATTTTAATGAATAGCCGCGGTGAAATTGTTGTTGATAATAAAGGTCAAACAAGTATTCCCGGTGTATTCGCCGCAGGAGATGTTACTGACAGCGCCTATAAACAAATCATTATTGCCATGGGAAGCGGTGCTAACGCTTCATTAGGTGCTTTTGATTACATGATTCGTTTAGAAGAGCCTTTGGTTGACGCCGCTTAAATAAATTTACATATCTAAAAAAAGCCGCATCGCCTAAATATTGGGCGATGCGGCTTTTTCACTCAAATAAAACCAATATTATATTAACAAGTATTTTACTAAAAAATTAACTCGCCTAAAAAATAACAAATTAGATTACCAACAACATTTATCATATCCACATCAAAAAAACATTTTAAAAGAAGTAGTAATTTATAACGATTTTATCACGACACTTTTATTTTAATTCTTACAATAAAAACTTTTTTAATAATACCGATGAAATTTACCCACAATAAAACAACAAGTTAAAATAACTCCCATCACTCCATTATGATTTTTTAATGTTATTTTCAATAATTAAATAAAAAATTGAAATTAAACAATTGTACTACAGGTTATTAACTTTGAAGTCACCAAAATAACAAATGAATAGGCCATAAAAATTAATTTGGCTTATTTAAAAAATAATTAACCAATAGAGAGTGAAGGGTGTATATGAAAAAGTTTACTCGTTCAAAAATAACTCAATCAATAAAATTTGCCTGTTATATGGGCACAGCAGTTACATTATTGTCACCAATGGCGAACGCGGCTGAAGTTACTAATGAAGGAGCTGATAATGTTGAGCGTATTCAGGTTACTGGGTCTCGAATTCGGTCAACAGATCTTCAAGAATTCACTCCTGTACAAACTATTAGCGGAGCGGAAATCGATACGTCAAGTGTCGCGAACATTCAAGAATTACTTCTTAAAAACCCTGCATTTGGCTCTCCTGGTATCAGCCGTACCAACTCGAACTTTTCGACTTCTAGCGCCGGTGTAGCTACGGTAGATTTAAGAAATCTAGGTTCTTCAAGAACACTTGTTTTAGTTAATGGTAAAAGAGTTGTTTCAGGTATTCCTGGATCATCTGCTGTTGATTTAAACACAATTCCTGCACAGTTCATCGAGCGAGTTGAAGTTATCAGCGGTGGTGCATCAGCGGTCTATGGTTCTGACGCTTTAGCTGGTGTTGTAAATATTATTTTGAAAAAAGATTTCGAAGGTTTGGAGCTGGAAGGTCAGTTTGGGCAAAGCTCTGAAGGTGATGGAGAAGAATCTCAATTACAAGTTACCTTTGGTTCAACATCTGCGGATGGTAAAGGTAATGTCATGTTCCACGGTTCCTATACTGACCAAGGTGCTGTTTTTTCTCGCGATAGAGAACGCTCAGCTGTTGACCAAATATCTTTAGGTCGAT contains:
- the ahpF gene encoding alkyl hydroperoxide reductase subunit F; this translates as MLDINLKKQLEAYLANLTRPIELHLSADDSSKGIELANLANEITILSNKITLHRVENDRRQLLTIVNPENNSQISFAGIPMGHEFTSLVLALLHSGGHPIKLDADVIDQIRTLEGSFKFETFISLSCQNCPDVVQAINIMAAINPNITNVMIDGALYQDEVNARNIMAVPSVYLNGEVFSQGRISLKDILARIDTDSVKKQADKISAKEEFDVLVVGGGPAGASAAIYAARKGLRTGIVADKFGGQVSETVGIENFISVKATEGPKLVANLEEHVKDYDVDIMDGQRASRLINGRNFQLELESGAQLSSKTVLIATGARWREMNVPGEQEYRGKGVAYCPHCDGPLFKGKRVAVIGGGNSGIEAAIDLAGIVEHVTVLEFDSKLRADEVLQTKANSMGNIDIITQAQTTEVVGDGARVQGLNYTNRATGETHHIELAGIFVQIGLVPNTEWIKDGILMNSRGEIVVDNKGQTSIPGVFAAGDVTDSAYKQIIIAMGSGANASLGAFDYMIRLEEPLVDAA
- a CDS encoding glutathione S-transferase N-terminal domain-containing protein, producing the protein MFVIRWVLGRIILLLNFIFAPKKAQHSAELQAKLDDLTKLLQLYQFAACPFCVKVRREIRRQGLNIKLVDAKLADNRQVLETQGGKVKVPCLRIEEGKKVTWLYESDEINRYFNDLVLSAK
- the ahpC gene encoding alkyl hydroperoxide reductase subunit C, coding for MTQSIINTKIKPFKATAFHKGEFVEVTEQDLLNKWAVVFFYPADFTFVCPTELGDMAEHYAKLQEMGVEVYSVSTDKHFTHKAWHDTSDTINQIQFPMIGDPTGVISRNFGVLVEEDGVALRGTFVSNPEGEIKIAEVHDLGIGRSASELLRKIQAAQYVATHDGEVCPAAWTPGEATLAPSLDLVGKI